A stretch of Besnoitia besnoiti strain Bb-Ger1 chromosome V, whole genome shotgun sequence DNA encodes these proteins:
- a CDS encoding dihydrouridine synthase (dus) protein (encoded by transcript BESB_058850), producing MEAREGRQSLAVRVSDTPPADDPHSSRSCASPLSSAALPPASSAGSPAARRATFCSDSCASVVAPVSVPSRTRPFASAFSCAGGSPAVGGAAGAPPTRSIRFDSLSFSEEGAHEKALAGYACVVEQSEREAAAAGKAAAASLPPPPSLPPFVFFSRHRFPSALPPEILGAHAALCLQRGEAPMVPDWIYAPNFSPSGSEDEASRDEGGSAAGQAPAAHGSASPSAAPSSSPGGSSASPSPSPFLPTTTSASHPANDRKAKRQTRVRSRKLLKDIENLGAPAHSSGETGEQGRREAQTDPGADAPNRNGVGEAARASPAASSPAGTMARLHQNGGIFAGVRQDDREKQLHLQLVVRLEDKLQKLQQGKEGGGVGLGALRRLLELLPDTKEAPDVAPAASALPPASAGRGDGKTERNGVETHEAAAEKLQTAANAVKSEEAAGRASERVDAMAGEASATRWTEAQAGGRGKESETGNPFFEEEARQTQGETADSKEGNGCSGEGVAGAARDTRAAASPKTLDASNPLLGAEEEDEPALKGERIDVGGERKRGRQGAAENVGTQGRPRGEDGKEAKQKRRRGQHSAAERSANTQQIWREAHAQAFCLRMAGCGVCEGLAEGKVGSVTEKDSKCEERANSASDKGGPVECRKPHDLKAFLQSRPADIQTRACPFLEAKYPFCPYGICCQFGASHIDAEGYNIHPDGRRVTPEDLDALQRRLHTDEEQNVLSPFTAKRIIQESRRRANSEREAGHNGNSPQSYLSGSPSPSVSSSPALPASTPPVSTAPFPRPSTSAMTSSSTGSSSASCLSPAGESGPHEQESCRVGSLSSLSVRERRALTQEKFRKRLVDSPRGKGRRLILAPLTTVGNLPFRRLCVELGAEVTVSEMAVAKSVADGKHSELALLKRHKSEKFFGVQLAGGCPDVMNACCDLLASEEVSCDFVDVNAACPLVQLHRRFRAGACMIDHPARLEAVVEGMTMRHPEIPLTVKLRTANQGKNQVLHSFIQRIGRAGAAALIIHGRTAQQRYTKAADWRYVAQCRETLDASIPIIGSGDVFSSPEFEFRLASGAVDGLMIARGALIKPWIFTEIAEQKIWDISASERLDLLKKFVGFGLEHWGSDSRGVATTRRFLLELLSFQHRYVPPPFFEFLPQMLQWRPSSFVARSDLEQKMSSPSVKDWIDICSLLLGPPPPEFSFVPKHASNSYINIANSPASSTALTPPPQSADTARTRHERGLLADLYSFFRTRIVRSVNGCEGCGQ from the exons ATGGAGGCGCGTGAAGGCCGTCAGAGTCTCGCGGTGAGGGTCTCTGACACGCCTCCCGCGGACGATCCGCACAGCTCTCGTTCGTgcgcctcccctctctcctccgccgcgcttcctcctgcttcGTCAGCCGgttcgccagccgcgcgtcgtGCGACTTTTTGCTCTGATTCGTgtgcctccgtcgtcgcgcccgTCTCGGTGCCTTCGCGGACGCGTCCCTTCGCCTCGGCTTTCAGCTGCGCAGGTGGTTCACCTGctgtgggcggcgccgcaggtgcACCGCCCACGCGCTCGATTCGATTCGATTCGCTTTCGTTCtcagaggaaggcgcccaCGAGAAAGCGCTAGCCGGGTATGCATGCGTTGTCgagcagagcgagcgagaggccgccgcggcgggcaaggcggcggcggcctcgctccctccgccgccctcgctcccGCCTTTTGTCTTCTTCAGTCGTCATCGTTTTCccagcgcgctgccgccggagaTCCTCGGAGCGCACGCCGCCTTGTGCCTGCAGcgtggcgaggcgccgaTGGTGCCGGACTGGATCTACGCGCCGAACTTCTCTCCCAGCGGCAGTGAGGACGAAGCGTCTcgagacgagggcggcagcgcagcgggaCAGGCCCCTGCCGCTCacggctccgcgtcgccgtcggcggcgcctagTTCGTCACCGGGGggttcttctgcctcgccctcgccctcgccctttCTGCCGACGACGACCTCGGCGAGCCACCCAGCCAACGATAGGAAAGCcaagagacagacgcgcgtgcgctccAGAAAGCTCCTCAAAGACATCGAGAACCTCGGCGCCCCCGCTCATTCCAGCGGCGAGACCGGCGAGCAggggagacgcgaagcgcagacCGACCCCGGAGCCGACGCGCCCAATAGGAATGGAGTCGGCGAGGCagcccgcgcgtcgccggccgccTCATCCCCTGCAGGAACGATGGCGCGGCTTCACCAAAACGGAGGGATCTTCGCAGGGGTCAGGCAAGACGACAGAGAAAAGCAACTCCACCTGCAGCTGGTGGTCCGCCTCGAGGACAAGCTTCAGAAACTGCAGCAGggaaaagaaggaggcggcgtcgggcTTGGTGCACTCAGGAGACTTCTGGAGCTCCTCCCCGATacgaaggaggcgcccgacgtcgcgcccgcagcgtctgctctgccgcctgcgtcagccgggcgaggcgacggcaagaCAGAGCGAAACGGGGTAGAGACGcacgaagcagctgcggagaagcTGCAAACAGCCGCAAACGCCGtgaagagcgaggaggccgcaggcaggGCTAGTGAACGAGTAGACGCTATggcaggagaggcgagcgcgacgaggtGGACGGAAGCCCAGGCGGGAGGGCGTGGCAAGGAGAGCGAGACTGGGAATCCCTTTTTTGAGGAAGAAGCCCGACAAacgcagggagagacggCAGACAGCAAAGAAGGAAACGGGTGCAGCGGTGAGGGCGTGGCGGGGGCAGCGCGCGACACGCGGGCTGCCGCGAGCCCGAAAACGCTTGACGCCTCTAATCCTCTCTtgggcgcagaggaagaagatgaacCTGCGTTGAAGGGGGAGAGGATCGATGTCGGTGGtgagagaaagcgaggacgGCAAGGTGCAGCAGAAAACGTGGGCACACAGGGACGAccccgcggcgaggacggaaaGGAAGCAAAGCAGAAACGGCGTCGAGGCCAacacagcgccgcggagcgatCAGCGAATACGCAGCAAATCTGGCGGGAAGCTCACGCCCAG GCGTTCTGTCTGCGCATGGCAGGGTGCGGTGTGtgcgaaggcctcgcggaGGGAAAGGTCGGAAGCGTAACGGAGAAAGACAGCAAGTGTGAGGAAAGGGCGAACTCCGCAAGCGACAAAGGTGGACCTGTCGAATGCAGAAAACCGCATGATTTGAAGGCTTTCCTCCAG TCGCGACCTGCGGATATTCAGACACGCGCATGTCCCTTCCTGGAAGCAAAGTACCCATTTTGCCCGTATGGCATCTGCTGCCAGTTCGGCGCCTCTCATATCGACGCTGAAG GCTACAATATCCACCCGGATGGGCGCCGGGTGACCCCCGAGGACTTGGACGCGCTTCAGCGGCGGCTACACACTGACGAAGAGCAGAATGTTTTGAGCCCGTTTACTGCAAAACGTATAATACAGGAGAGCCGAAGACGGGCTAACtccgagcgagaggcggga CACAACGGGAATTCTCCTCAGTCCTACCTGTCGGGATCACCAAGCCCAAGCGTCTCTTCATCCCCGGCTTTGCCGGCGTCAACTCCACCTGTCTCTACTGCCCCGTTTCCCCGTCCGTCGACATCTGCCATGACATCCAGTTCGACGggttcttcttctgcctcctgtCTTTCGCCGGCTGGGGAGTCAGGACCACACGAGCAGGAGTCCTGCCGTGTAGGGTCGCTCTCGTCCCTCTCGgttcgcgagcgccgcgccctcacTCAGGAGAAGTTTCGAAAGCGCCTTGTCGACAGCCCCCGAGGCAAGGGCCGCAGGCTGATTCTAGCGCCGCTTACAACTGTCGGAAACCTGCCCTtcaggcgtctctgcgtaGAGCTAGGAGCTGAAGTCACG GTGTCGGAGATGGCTGTGGCGAAATCAGTCGCGGACGGAAAACACTCAGAACTTGCTCTTCTCAA GCGACACAAGAGCGAGAAGTTCTTCGGCGTCCAGCTCGCTGGCGGGTGTCCCGATGTTATGAACGC GTGCTGTGATCTGTTGGCAAGTGAAGAGGTCTCTTGCGATTTCGTCGACGTAAATGCTGCCTGTCCGTTAGTGCAGCTTCACCGTCGCTTCAGAG CTGGCGCTTGCATGATAGACCACCCTGCTCGTCTCGAGGCTGTTGTCGAGGGCATGACGATGCGGCACCCCGAGATCCCCCTCACAGTCAAACTTCGGACGGCGAACCAGGGGAAGAATCAGGTCCTTCATTCCTTCATCCAAAG GATCGGACGAGCAGGGGCCGCCGCCTTGATCATCCACGGAAGGACTGCCCAGCAGCGGTACACAAAGGCTGCCGACTGGCGATATGTTGCACAGTGTCGAGAGACGCTGGATGCATCTATTCCTATCATCG GTTCAGGCGATGTCTTCAGTAGTCCGGAGTTTGAGTTCCGCCTTGCCTCAGGGGCCGTGGATGGCCTGATGATCGCTCGTGGAGCTCTTATCAAACCGTGGATCTTCACAGAAATCGCCGAGCAAAAAATCTGGGATATTTCCGCTTCTGAACGCTTGGATTTACTAAAA AAATTCGTCGGTTTTGGACTGGAACATTGGGGATCTGACAGTCGAGGTGTTGCGACGACGCGACGATTTTTGCTAGAACTGCTCTCCTTTCAACACCGCTACGTACCTCCTCCGTTCTTCGAGTTCCTGCCCCAGATGCTGCAGTGGCGCCCGTCTTCGTTTGTTGCCCGCTCCGATCTGGAACAAAAGATGTCAAGTCCGTCCGTGAAA GATTGGATCGACATTTGCTCCCTCCTTTTGGGACCACCTCCGCCGGAGTTCTCCTTTGTTCCCAAGCACGCTTCAAATTCGTATATAAATATCGCTAattcgcctgcctcttccACTGCGCTGACCCCACCCCCGCAATCCGCTGACACAGCGCGCACACGCCACGAGCGAGGACTTCTAGCGGATTTGTATTCGTTCTTTCGTACCCGAATTGTTCGCAGTGTGAATGGGTGCGAGGGCTGCGGTCAGTga